From the candidate division KSB1 bacterium genome, one window contains:
- a CDS encoding TRAP transporter substrate-binding protein encodes MRNHLLVMLVMLGLIGCQTESRVREIKLAHVLDPGHPVHRGMVFMAKRVSEKSAGRMRVDIYPSGQLGQERDLIELLQIGSLAMTKVSTAALEAFVPEMKIFGVPYVFRDDEHRWKVLNGEIGKRLLLACEKFFLRGMCYYDAGSRSFYTKNVPIHSPTDLKGLKIRVMNSPTSFAMVQALGGSATPIPWGELYTALQQGVVDGAENNPPSFYLSRHYEVCKYYSLDEHTSVPDIVLMSTVVWQSLSPQEQQWLQEAIDESVEYQKTLWQESSEQALKEVQKAGVQVIHPDKYPFQQAVREMYASFRGTPIYDLIQAIQSIQ; translated from the coding sequence ATGCGGAATCATTTGTTGGTAATGCTTGTTATGCTCGGTTTGATCGGTTGTCAAACCGAAAGCCGGGTTCGGGAGATCAAATTGGCCCATGTGCTGGATCCGGGTCACCCCGTGCATCGGGGTATGGTTTTCATGGCAAAGCGCGTATCCGAAAAATCCGCTGGACGCATGCGGGTGGATATTTACCCCAGTGGGCAATTGGGCCAGGAGCGCGACCTAATCGAGCTCCTTCAAATCGGCAGCTTGGCGATGACCAAAGTCTCAACAGCAGCGCTGGAGGCGTTTGTCCCTGAGATGAAGATCTTCGGAGTGCCCTATGTTTTTCGGGATGATGAGCATAGATGGAAGGTGCTCAATGGTGAAATTGGGAAACGCTTGCTTTTGGCCTGTGAAAAATTTTTTCTTCGGGGAATGTGTTATTATGATGCGGGTAGTCGGAGTTTTTACACCAAAAATGTGCCGATTCATTCACCAACGGATTTGAAGGGCCTTAAAATTCGAGTGATGAATAGTCCGACTTCGTTTGCCATGGTTCAGGCTTTGGGCGGTTCAGCAACCCCCATCCCATGGGGTGAACTTTATACTGCGCTGCAGCAAGGAGTGGTCGATGGCGCTGAAAATAATCCCCCCAGTTTTTATTTGTCGCGCCATTATGAGGTCTGCAAATATTACAGTTTGGATGAACATACTTCTGTTCCTGATATTGTCCTTATGAGCACCGTTGTATGGCAGAGCCTATCGCCTCAAGAACAGCAATGGTTGCAGGAGGCCATCGACGAGTCTGTTGAGTATCAAAAAACGCTCTGGCAAGAATCCTCAGAGCAAGCCTTGAAAGAGGTCCAAAAGGCAGGTGTTCAAGTGATCCATCCAGATAAGTATCCATTCCAGCAAGCTGTGCGAGAAATGTACGCTTCCTTCAGAGGAACGCCAATTTACGATCTGATTCAAGCTATTCAAAGCATCCAATGA
- a CDS encoding TRAP transporter small permease, with the protein MTKITKIISKILGVVLTVLMGAMVIDVTWQVLSRFVIKNPSSYTEELAGFLLIWIGLLGSSYAYYTKAHLGIDVLVYRLSGVKRKIIEISINLIVLTFAFFVMVLGGIRLVKLTFTLGQISPALGIEMGYIYMVIPIAGILMIYFAIQFIINNLKTNSSVPDKF; encoded by the coding sequence ATGACAAAGATAACCAAAATCATCAGCAAGATCTTGGGGGTAGTGCTAACGGTACTGATGGGCGCCATGGTTATTGACGTGACTTGGCAGGTGTTGAGCCGTTTTGTCATTAAAAATCCCAGTTCTTACACCGAGGAGCTGGCTGGTTTCTTGTTAATTTGGATCGGTCTATTAGGATCTAGCTATGCGTATTACACCAAAGCTCATCTCGGCATTGATGTGTTAGTCTATAGACTTTCTGGTGTGAAAAGAAAGATAATTGAGATTTCAATTAATCTGATCGTTCTGACGTTCGCGTTCTTCGTCATGGTCCTTGGCGGTATTCGATTGGTCAAGCTTACCTTTACCTTGGGGCAGATTTCGCCAGCTCTGGGAATTGAAATGGGGTATATTTACATGGTTATTCCGATCGCTGGGATTTTGATGATCTATTTTGCCATTCAGTTTATCATAAACAACCTGAAAACTAATTCGAGTGTTCCTGACAAATTTTGA
- a CDS encoding TRAP transporter large permease: protein MDISVLVLIISFIVLLAMNIPIAFSIGISTILTMLFTIAPGPAVTTVAQRMATGINSFTLLAIPFFILSGQLMGRGGIARRLIDFAKVLVGMLPGGLAYVNVLACMFFGAISGSAVAATSAIGGFMIPIMNKEGYDKNFSTAVTVTGSTTGLLIPPSNVLIVYSLASGGVSIAALFIAGYLPGIILGVGLMMVAAGISLVRKYPVGEKVAAIEAAKKFLNALPSLSLIVIVIGGIIAGYFTATEASAVAVLYALLLSVVIYREVKIKELPQILLKTVETTAIVMLLIGTSSAMSWILSYENIPQNISASLIGLTNSKIIILLIINVILLIVGTFMDMTPAVLIFTPIFLPVVVQLGMSPLHFGIVLVLNLCIGLCTPPVGSVLFVGCGIGQTNIASMSRALIPFYLAMFIVLMIITYIPWISLVIPKSFGY, encoded by the coding sequence ATGGATATTTCGGTGTTGGTTTTAATCATCAGTTTTATTGTTCTTCTGGCAATGAACATTCCGATAGCATTCAGCATAGGAATTTCGACGATTCTAACCATGTTGTTCACCATCGCACCAGGTCCCGCAGTAACAACAGTGGCCCAGCGGATGGCCACTGGAATCAACAGCTTCACCTTGCTGGCTATTCCGTTTTTCATCCTGTCTGGTCAACTCATGGGAAGAGGCGGCATTGCCAGAAGATTAATTGATTTCGCTAAGGTACTGGTGGGGATGCTCCCTGGTGGTTTGGCCTATGTGAATGTGCTGGCATGTATGTTTTTTGGTGCCATCTCAGGTTCGGCTGTCGCGGCGACCTCCGCGATCGGGGGCTTTATGATCCCAATTATGAATAAAGAGGGATACGATAAAAATTTTAGCACCGCAGTTACCGTAACGGGGTCGACGACTGGGTTGCTGATCCCTCCATCTAATGTCCTGATCGTTTACTCGTTAGCGAGTGGGGGCGTTTCGATTGCCGCGCTTTTTATCGCAGGATATCTCCCTGGCATCATCTTGGGCGTGGGACTCATGATGGTTGCTGCGGGTATTTCATTGGTCCGAAAATATCCAGTCGGCGAAAAAGTCGCCGCGATTGAAGCGGCGAAGAAATTTTTAAATGCGCTTCCCAGTTTATCTCTCATCGTGATCGTTATTGGCGGCATAATCGCTGGTTACTTCACAGCCACGGAGGCCAGCGCTGTCGCTGTATTATATGCCCTGTTGCTGTCTGTGGTTATCTATCGCGAAGTGAAAATCAAAGAACTACCACAGATATTGCTCAAAACCGTGGAGACCACCGCCATCGTCATGCTGCTGATCGGAACGTCCTCTGCCATGTCGTGGATTCTGTCTTATGAGAATATCCCCCAGAACATCAGCGCTTCATTGATCGGATTGACCAATAGCAAAATAATCATCCTGCTGATCATCAATGTCATCTTGTTAATTGTTGGTACCTTCATGGATATGACGCCAGCCGTCCTGATTTTTACCCCAATTTTTTTACCAGTAGTGGTTCAGCTCGGGATGTCTCCGCTTCATTTTGGCATCGTCCTGGTATTAAATCTCTGCATAGGACTTTGTACACCTCCCGTGGGCTCAGTTTTATTCGTAGGTTGCGGCATTGGTCAGACGAATATTGCCAGTATGTCCCGCGCGCTCATCCCATTCTATTTGGCGATGTTTATCGTTTTAATGATCATCACATACATTCCTTGGATTAGCCTAGTAATTCCCAAATCATTTGGATATTAG
- a CDS encoding Gfo/Idh/MocA family oxidoreductase, whose protein sequence is MQIEHNFFPAKISRRDFIKRSGVAASAMAMGSAAFWRTGRSQARKQRIAIVGVGSRSRMYQDAVQTRYAEHCQLVGLCDINLGRLRLAQQRSIKNVGSSVPIFDAKEFDKMIRETRPDRVVVTTVDGFHHQYIIRAMELGCDVITEKPMTIDAEKCQAIIDTQARTGRKCTVTFNYRYSPPRTQIKELLMSGIIGDVLSVDFHWMLNTFHGADYFRRWHSQKKFSGGLMVHKATHHFDLVNWWLSAVPISVYATGKREFYTPEMAKRFGLDSHHERCHPCPEKKRCGFELDLAADKGLKELYLDNEQYDGYYRDRCVFRPDIDIEDTMNVLVKYDNNVTLCYSLNAFNSWEGYTIVFNGTKGRLEHRVEESIYISGTDAVQGGLKPGGTFTRVIPLRGPAQEIKPWMGIGGHGGGDQILLDDLFLPEKPADKYLRAADQRSGAYSILIGIAANICFEIGKPVTISDLVHNIGYPDYPAMPSRAEALPMPEKNL, encoded by the coding sequence ATGCAGATCGAACACAATTTTTTTCCGGCAAAGATTTCTCGCCGCGATTTCATAAAGAGGTCTGGAGTCGCCGCAAGTGCGATGGCAATGGGTTCCGCAGCATTCTGGCGAACGGGCAGGTCGCAAGCTCGTAAACAGCGCATTGCGATTGTTGGCGTTGGTTCGCGATCTCGAATGTATCAGGATGCGGTCCAGACCCGATACGCAGAGCATTGCCAACTGGTGGGCTTGTGCGATATCAACTTGGGACGGTTAAGATTAGCGCAGCAGCGATCGATAAAAAATGTTGGCAGTAGCGTGCCCATTTTTGATGCCAAAGAGTTTGATAAGATGATCCGAGAAACGCGGCCTGATCGGGTGGTGGTCACTACAGTGGATGGATTTCATCATCAGTACATCATTCGCGCTATGGAGCTGGGATGCGATGTGATCACAGAAAAACCAATGACCATCGATGCGGAGAAATGCCAGGCGATTATTGACACGCAAGCCAGAACTGGTCGAAAATGTACGGTGACATTTAATTATCGCTATTCACCACCGCGGACCCAAATCAAAGAGCTATTAATGAGCGGCATTATTGGAGATGTCTTATCGGTGGACTTCCATTGGATGCTCAATACCTTCCACGGAGCAGATTATTTCCGTCGGTGGCACAGCCAGAAGAAATTCTCAGGGGGATTGATGGTGCATAAAGCCACGCATCATTTTGATCTGGTTAACTGGTGGCTTTCGGCCGTCCCCATATCGGTCTATGCTACTGGAAAAAGAGAATTCTATACCCCTGAGATGGCGAAGCGATTTGGATTGGACAGTCATCATGAACGTTGCCATCCCTGTCCCGAGAAAAAACGGTGCGGTTTCGAGTTGGACCTAGCCGCGGACAAGGGTCTCAAAGAGTTGTACTTGGACAATGAACAGTATGATGGCTATTACCGCGATCGTTGCGTGTTTCGACCTGACATCGATATCGAAGACACGATGAATGTCTTGGTCAAATACGATAACAATGTCACACTTTGTTATTCGCTCAATGCGTTCAATTCGTGGGAGGGATATACAATTGTCTTTAATGGCACCAAAGGCAGGCTGGAGCATCGCGTGGAGGAGAGCATTTACATTAGCGGTACCGATGCGGTGCAAGGAGGGCTCAAGCCAGGCGGGACCTTCACCCGCGTGATCCCATTGCGCGGACCAGCTCAGGAGATCAAGCCGTGGATGGGAATTGGTGGACATGGCGGCGGCGATCAAATACTGCTGGACGATCTATTTTTGCCAGAGAAACCAGCGGATAAGTATCTGCGCGCAGCGGATCAGCGATCCGGAGCTTACTCAATCCTGATTGGAATTGCTGCCAACATCTGTTTTGAAATCGGGAAGCCCGTAACTATTTCTGATCTGGTCCATAATATCGGCTATCCTGATTATCCAGCGATGCCATCCCGTGCTGAGGCTCTGCCAATGCCTGAGAAAAATTTGTGA